Proteins from a genomic interval of Shewanella seohaensis:
- the ftsZ gene encoding cell division protein FtsZ — MFEIMDSHSDEAVIKVIGVGGGGGNAVEHMVKHNIEGVEFVVTNTDAQALRKSGAGSTIQLGRDVTKGLGAGANPEVGRAAAEEDRENIRAAIKGSDMIFIAAGMGGGTGTGAAPVVAQIAREEGILTVAVVTKPFPFEGKKRMAYAEQGISELAKHVDSLITIPNEKLLKVLGRGTSLLDAFAAANNVLLGAVQGIAELITRPGLINVDFADVKTVMSEMGNAMMGTGVARGEDRAEEAAEAAVASPLLEDIDLAGARGVLVNITAGMDMSIEEFETVGNHVKAYASDNATVVVGAVIDPEMSDELRVTVVATGIGAEKRPDIQLVSKPAPRPEPVVVEPKVEAYVEEATHVSYAAPKGNVLPASPAPAPAPAPSTKHELDYLDIPAFLRKQAD; from the coding sequence GAAGGTGTTGAGTTTGTCGTTACCAACACTGACGCCCAGGCGCTGCGTAAATCAGGCGCTGGCTCAACGATTCAATTAGGTCGTGATGTCACTAAGGGACTTGGCGCAGGCGCCAACCCAGAAGTTGGTCGTGCCGCAGCGGAAGAAGACCGCGAAAACATTCGTGCAGCGATCAAAGGCTCGGACATGATCTTTATCGCCGCCGGTATGGGTGGTGGTACGGGTACTGGTGCTGCGCCAGTCGTTGCTCAAATCGCTCGCGAAGAAGGCATCTTAACGGTTGCTGTCGTGACTAAGCCTTTCCCTTTCGAAGGCAAGAAGCGTATGGCTTATGCCGAGCAAGGTATTAGCGAGCTGGCCAAGCACGTGGATTCGTTAATCACTATCCCTAACGAAAAATTATTAAAAGTATTGGGCCGCGGTACGTCATTACTCGATGCATTTGCCGCAGCGAATAACGTGTTACTCGGTGCAGTACAAGGTATTGCCGAGCTTATCACTCGCCCAGGTCTGATTAACGTCGACTTTGCGGACGTGAAAACCGTTATGTCTGAAATGGGTAATGCCATGATGGGTACCGGTGTTGCGCGTGGTGAAGACCGTGCGGAAGAAGCGGCCGAAGCGGCTGTTGCCAGCCCATTATTAGAAGACATCGACTTAGCCGGTGCCCGTGGTGTGTTAGTTAACATTACCGCAGGTATGGACATGAGCATCGAAGAATTCGAAACCGTGGGTAACCATGTTAAAGCTTACGCTTCTGACAACGCGACAGTCGTTGTAGGTGCGGTGATCGACCCAGAAATGAGCGACGAGCTGCGTGTTACAGTGGTTGCAACTGGTATTGGTGCTGAAAAGCGTCCTGATATTCAACTGGTTTCTAAGCCAGCACCACGTCCAGAGCCAGTAGTTGTGGAACCAAAAGTAGAAGCTTATGTCGAAGAAGCAACTCATGTGAGCTATGCGGCGCCAAAGGGTAACGTGTTACCTGCATCGCCAGCACCGGCTCCAGCACCAGCACCTTCAACAAAGCATGAATTGGATTACTTAGATATCCCAGCGTTTTTGCGTAAGCAAGCTGACTAA
- the lpxC gene encoding UDP-3-O-acyl-N-acetylglucosamine deacetylase: protein MIFQRTVQKMVKATGVGLHSGNKVTLSIMPAPVNTGIVLVRTDMNPAVAIPAKAEQVRETTMCTALVNDEGIRISTIEHLFAALAGLGIDNAVIEVDAPEIPIMDGSASPFVFLLQSAGIKEQAAPKKYLKIKRPVRVEDGDKWAELKPFKGFRVNFKIDFAHPEIARSQQHVVMDFSTSAFVKDISRARTFGFMRDIEYLRANNLALGGSMENAVVLDEYRVLNPDGLRYEDEFVKHKILDAFGDLYVAGHAILGEFTAYKTGHALNNQLVRALLAQQDAWELVSFEKEADVPVSFTVPGGAVYA from the coding sequence ATGATATTTCAAAGAACTGTTCAAAAAATGGTGAAGGCTACTGGAGTCGGTTTGCACTCTGGGAATAAGGTCACCTTGAGCATTATGCCCGCACCAGTCAATACAGGGATCGTACTCGTGCGTACCGACATGAATCCTGCCGTTGCTATTCCAGCAAAGGCGGAACAAGTTCGCGAAACCACTATGTGCACGGCACTTGTCAATGACGAAGGTATTCGTATTTCGACTATTGAGCATTTATTTGCAGCCTTAGCGGGTTTAGGCATTGATAACGCCGTAATCGAAGTGGACGCGCCTGAAATCCCAATCATGGATGGCAGTGCGAGCCCATTTGTCTTCTTACTTCAGTCTGCAGGTATTAAAGAGCAGGCTGCGCCTAAGAAGTACTTAAAGATTAAACGCCCTGTGCGTGTTGAAGACGGTGATAAGTGGGCCGAGCTGAAGCCGTTCAAAGGCTTTAGAGTCAACTTCAAAATTGACTTTGCTCACCCTGAAATTGCTCGTAGTCAGCAGCACGTGGTGATGGACTTCTCTACTTCTGCTTTTGTTAAAGACATTAGCCGTGCCCGTACTTTTGGTTTTATGCGTGATATTGAGTATCTGCGTGCGAACAACCTAGCATTAGGTGGCAGCATGGAAAACGCGGTTGTACTTGATGAATATCGCGTCCTCAACCCCGACGGCCTGCGTTATGAGGATGAGTTCGTTAAGCACAAAATTTTAGATGCGTTTGGTGATCTCTACGTGGCAGGACACGCCATTCTTGGTGAGTTTACTGCCTATAAAACGGGTCATGCACTGAATAACCAATTAGTGCGAGCCTTATTGGCACAGCAGGATGCATGGGAGCTGGTGAGCTTTGAGAAAGAAGCCGATGTTCCCGTCAGCTTTACTGTGCCTGGTGGCGCGGTTTACGCTTAA
- a CDS encoding DUF721 domain-containing protein: MKKPPQDLSQLLHLSGTLPDIAEKAELLLYLDQHVKQIVAGPVAEQLKVANFRQGVLVVETTSAAWAARINFQKPKLLAQLQAETLPILTAIEVKVNPRLALYDAKPKQAHKQLSPAAAEHIAALAENVSGTLGEKLKRLATLASRNK, translated from the coding sequence ATGAAAAAGCCCCCTCAGGATCTCAGCCAATTACTACATCTGTCAGGCACATTGCCCGATATAGCTGAGAAAGCGGAACTACTTTTATATCTGGATCAGCATGTGAAGCAGATTGTCGCAGGTCCTGTTGCGGAGCAGCTGAAAGTCGCTAATTTCCGCCAGGGTGTTCTTGTGGTTGAAACCACTTCGGCAGCATGGGCCGCACGAATTAATTTCCAAAAGCCGAAACTACTAGCGCAGCTTCAAGCAGAAACGCTCCCAATCCTTACCGCAATTGAAGTTAAAGTCAACCCGAGATTAGCATTGTATGACGCAAAGCCGAAACAGGCGCACAAGCAACTCAGTCCAGCTGCGGCAGAACATATTGCTGCGCTTGCAGAAAATGTGAGCGGAACACTAGGCGAAAAACTAAAACGGCTGGCCACATTGGCCAGCCGTAATAAGTAA
- a CDS encoding M23 family metallopeptidase, whose product MSVTVFIQGRNGVTRWQPSKRWLLLPMLLLATGAGIYQHNSAKFENQQASVDNDRIQREQQKKQVLELKSATESQLAMLATHVARMQAKITRLEALGQQVAKQNKLDEDFDFSSEVGVGGLSELGSNIELGQLIDDMDKLASRIDNNNVQLSLLETVTSNLHIDEERYVSGLPLDKGWLSSPYGLRNDPFNGRRTMHKGIDFTGREGAKVVATAAGVVTWAGNMFGYGELVEIDHGNGLRTRYGHNKALSVAVGDVVAKGESIASMGSTGRSTGAHVHYEVLRGGQQIDPKKYVYRKAG is encoded by the coding sequence ATGAGTGTAACAGTATTTATTCAAGGTCGGAATGGCGTCACGCGCTGGCAACCCAGTAAACGCTGGTTGCTCCTTCCCATGCTATTGTTGGCTACTGGTGCCGGTATTTATCAACACAACTCTGCTAAATTTGAAAATCAGCAAGCCAGTGTCGATAACGATCGGATCCAACGCGAACAACAAAAGAAGCAAGTCTTAGAACTAAAGAGTGCCACAGAGTCACAGCTAGCCATGCTTGCGACCCATGTCGCGCGCATGCAAGCCAAAATCACCCGTCTCGAGGCCTTAGGTCAACAAGTCGCTAAACAAAATAAATTGGATGAAGACTTTGATTTCTCCTCTGAAGTGGGTGTGGGTGGCTTGAGCGAATTAGGCTCGAATATCGAACTTGGTCAGCTTATCGATGATATGGATAAACTGGCGTCACGAATAGATAACAATAATGTTCAATTATCACTACTTGAAACGGTGACATCTAATCTCCATATAGATGAAGAACGTTATGTATCAGGGCTCCCACTCGATAAAGGTTGGTTATCTTCGCCCTACGGATTACGTAATGACCCTTTTAACGGTCGTCGAACCATGCATAAAGGGATCGATTTTACCGGTCGAGAAGGGGCTAAAGTTGTCGCGACTGCTGCAGGCGTGGTGACTTGGGCTGGGAATATGTTTGGTTATGGCGAGTTAGTCGAGATAGATCATGGTAATGGTCTGCGTACTCGCTATGGACACAATAAAGCTTTGTCAGTAGCTGTAGGTGATGTGGTCGCAAAAGGCGAAAGTATTGCCAGTATGGGGAGCACTGGGCGCTCGACAGGGGCTCATGTGCATTATGAAGTGTTGCGTGGTGGACAGCAGATAGATCCAAAGAAGTATGTCTACCGCAAGGCAGGTTAA